The Toxorhynchites rutilus septentrionalis strain SRP chromosome 1, ASM2978413v1, whole genome shotgun sequence genome contains the following window.
atcacgaagggggcgctccgctttccgcaagagcagatcgcttgccaccccatgtactttttggcaaacttggatagtttctgcttgcgaatctcctccggaacgctgaatttgtcctctgcggagaagaacaacaggcccggcagctgacgaaagtccgctttgacgaaagtttcgtcgtccattaccaggcaatgcggcttcgtcagcattttggtgtacagcttccgggctcgcgtcttccccaccatgttttgcctttcgtcgcggttaggagccttctgaaccttgtatgtacgcaggccctcccgctgcttggtccgctggacgaatgaacttgacaaattcagcttattggcgacatcccagaccgaacttctcggatcacgtctaaactgcttaactacgcgcttgtgatctttttcactgacggagcatccatttttgccgttcttcaccttccggtcgatggttaggttctcgaagtatcgttttagtactgtTACAACCACTGGGCACTAACGACGGTCGGCTTACCGATGTGATGCGAGGAACCTTGCGCCGAAATGTCAACTGATTCAATGACTGACAGATgcggacagagagagagaggaattgTTATATTAAAAAGTGACATGCAAAATAAGAAACGTGCTTACTAAATCTAAAGTTATCTTTCCTAAAATTATATGCGATATCTTCTTAAAACTAGCTTACAATAACCTTATCctattgattatatttaaacCTACTGCTGAACATTGAAATTGCTATACAACTAGCATAAACTGAATTATGTAAGTAAAACCTAAAATCAACCATTCTTCACTTCACTAATTATCTGAATTAGTCAGCACATTCATTATCGCGGTCGCAGGATTTGACCATTGTTCGGTGCACTTGATGGGCTGAAACTAATTTTGTAAGTCTTGAAATATGATGCTGTTTGttcatttcaaataaaaatattatttacagTTTGAGCTGATTAAACCAAAACGAGCTGCTACAAAATTTAGTTGTTCTACTGTATATCCGAacaaatctcaaaaaaattataacgagATGACTGGAGAATGCAAGAAGTGCCACGGTCCGGACAATGACCAAATGGTAGCCTGTGATGAGTGTTCCAGTTGGTACCATTTCGCGTGTGTGGGTGAGTCCCCAGGGGTAGCGAAACGCCCATTCTGCTGCTCCGAATGCACGGAAGCtagaaagaagaaaaacaaaaagacaAGCAAAGTTGATTCAGCGAAGCTGTTGGAACCCAGAGATAAAAAAGCGGTATCATTAACTGGAGCTTCATCGAGCAAAAGCGTCACATCTAAAATACATGCTAGTGAGACTTGTCAAAAGAAAACggctaaggaccgtatcgttatttatgggtacgccttagagtctccgtctgaaaaagactatagcttgttttgacagctgtttatttttctcctgttgttgacacagttagcattgttaaaagatcgtttttttcctaaaagtgcaatcatgagagggctaacagaagaaaaacgaaaatccattgtgaccagatactgctccgaaacaggaatatcaatgagaaaattggcgaaggcggaaggagtaagcgtccatgcggtccaaaacgctatcaagcgatttggtatgtataatacattgaaggatctacccggtcgcggctgaaaacctgggccatccaagccaaacttggataaaaagatttgcaggcaatttgaaagaaaaaaggaattatcgatacgggattgcgcaaaaaagtgtggaacatcaatcggtatggttcaacgtgccaaagaacgtaactcactgaaggcatatagaaagcaaaaatgtcccaaacgcagccaaattcaggcaagttccgtgaaaacccgtgcccgtaagctttacgatgggattttaagcaaacgcgaactgtgcatcgtcatggatgatgaaacctacgtcaaactggactacaaaactcttcctggggcacagttttacactgtaaagcaaggaacagatgtcccgaacgcggagaagtcaattttttgcgaaaaattcggtaagaaagtgctggtttggcaagctgtttgtcaatgtggcatgaaatcatctcctttcttcactctcgggaatatgaatggtgaaatttaccggaaagaatgtctccaaaagcgtgtgttaccgctcatccgaaagcacactggtccgacactattttggcctgatttggcatcatgccactatgcacgtttgaccttggattggtatcgcgagaataatgtcgattttgtggaaaaggagatgaatcctccaaattgtccgcaaataagacctattgaaaaattttgggctttgatgaagggacgactgcggaagaaggacaaggcagccgatgaccttgagcagttcaaaaaggattggataaatgtgagcaaacaagtcgatgagacggttgtccagaacctaatgagggacatcaagaagcaggtgcgatcattggcgcgaaaatcagaatcttgattattttttactgttactgctttctttcattcataagatacaatattttgatatcagaactgaaaaataaatgcaatatttgaaataaagctgtgttttgagcgtacccataattaacgatacggtccttaaacAGTCAAAACCCTTGGAGGAAAGTGATGCAAAATCCGTCGTAACCCATTCCAGTCGTACATCGCGATCACGATTGGAACTGGAATTTAATCGTATGGCGGAAGAGTTAGTTTTGCGAGAAAAGCAGCTACAGGATGAGAAAGCGATTAAGGATAAAAAGTTGGAAATCGATCGTTTCTTCCTTCAAAAGAAGTTGGCACAAGAAAAGGAGCTGAGAGAGAAGGAACTCGCTCAGGAGAAAGAACTACTTGAGCAGCAATTGAAGGACCATATCGAATTTCGAGACCGTCAACGCCTGCTGCGTGAAAGGTTTCagaaagaaaaatatgaaattttatcAGCCAATTTGGACGAGGAAGGGGCGGTTGGAGGCGATATTGGAGATACTCTACCGGGCGAAGATGAGGAACAAGATAATGAGCATAAGGTTCAAGACTGGTTAAATAAAGAAGGAAACCAGAAAATTCATAAGCGACATCCAAAGGTTCCTGAAGTGCCTTCCGTTGTTACGTCAAACCGAACCAAAGAATCATCCAAGATTTCGTGCAAAAGACGGGATGATTCAAGCAGTGACTCGTTGGAAGCAAGCAACTCGGAGGGAGAACAATTCGATCGTGAGTCTGACCACAGTAAAATCCCTGGCAGACATTATGGACCAACTAAGGCACAACGAGCAGCCCGCCAAATTctttcaaaaaggcttcccatATTCACCGGAAAATTAGAGGAGTGGCCGCTGTTTTACAGCAGTTTTGTCAATTCTACAGAAGCGTGTGGATTTTCACACATTGAGAATTTAGTACGCTTGCAGGAATGCCTGAAAGGGCCCGCACTTGAGGCTGTTCGTAGTAGGCTGCTGCTACCACAGGCCGTACCTCGAGTTATTGAGACGCTCCGCATGCTATATGGACGTCCTGAGCAATTGATCCATACGCTCCTGAACAAGGTACGGAAAACAGATTCGCCGAGAGCGGATCGTTTGGAAACGTTTATTCCGTTCGGAATCGCAGTACAAGAACTTTGCGATTATTTGGAGGCTGCACGGTTCCATGATCACCTCGTTAACCCTCTGCTCATCCAAGAGCTGGTGGACAAACTCCCAGCACCCACTAAGCGAGAGTGGGTGCAGTTCAAACGTTTTGAAAAGCCTGTCACACTGCGCACATTTGCTCAGTTTACATCAAAATTAGTCGCCGAAGCTAGTGAAGTCACACTCGTAAtggatacaaaaacaaaatccgccAAGGGGAGAGGAAATGAAAAAGGATTTGTAAGCACGCATTCAGGTGAGCAAAGCGTGCCTTCTGTTAAACGTAGTAGCCAATGCCGAATATGTCAGAAGGGTGACCACCGGGTGCGAAATTGTGAAGATTACCGTCGTCTAAATCTAGCAGAACGTGTGAGGATCATGAATCAACAGAAGCTTTGTGAACGATGCTTAAACGAACATGAGGGTTGGTGCAGATTTAAAATTACTTGTAACGTCGGCGAATGTCGGCAGCACCACCATCCTCTGGTTCATCGAGAACGATCGTCTGGTTCATCGAATCACCATCCTGCTTTGGCACCGACTAATGGAATCAACTGTGCACATGTCAACACTTCAGTATCAATCATCTTCAGAATCGTTCCAGTTACATTATTCAATGGAACGAGGTCTTTGAACACGCTTGCATATTTGGACGAAGGATCATCACTTACTCTTATTGAGCAAAGCCTCATTCGTGATTTGAGAGCCAGTGGAATATCGCAACCTTTGAAACTTCGTTGGACCGGGAATATTGTTCGTCAAGAGCCCAACTCAGAATGTGTATCTTTGGAGATTAGTGGGTTGGACAAAGGTCAACGGTTTGACTTAAAGGAGGCGCATACCGTGGAGAGATTATGCCTACCCAAACAAAAAATCAACCTCCGTGAGATTATACGCCAACATCATCATTTGAACGGTGTGGATACAGCCGACCTAACTGGAGCTCAACCCAAACTCCTAATTGGACTAGATAATGCCTACCTACTAGCACCTTTGGAGTCCCGTGTAGGAAATCCAGATGAACCGATTGGCGTTAGATCGCATCTGGGATGGTCGGTCTATGGACCTAGGCAAACCACGACGTCAGATGCATATATCGGACATCATGATGAATGTTCCAATGAGGACCTGCATAAGCTGATGCGCAAATATTTCATGATCGAAGAACAGGAGGGAACAGTTCATCAACTTCCTGAATCTGATGTAGACCGCCGAGCTAGAGAAATCATGCAGAAGACGACTATTAAACTGGACGGTTTCTACGAAACGGGCCTAGTTTGGAGGTTGGACGATTTTTCATTCCCAGATAGTCTCCCGATGGCATTACAGCGACTTCGAAGCTTGGAACGCCGTCTGAATAAAAATCcgacattagaccaacgagttCGACAGCAGATCCAAGAATACCAggacaaaaaatacattcacaagGTGACCGCCGAGGAATTAGCTAACGCGAATCCAGCTCGAGTGTGGTATTTACCCATCAATGTCGTTTTGAATCCCAAAAAACCGGATAAAGTACGATTGGTTTGGGACGCAGCTGCACAAGTGCAAGGAGTGTCTTTAAATTCCATGTTACTTGCTGGCCCTGATTTGTTGGTTCCACTGCCTGCAGTTCTTCAACCATTCAGGGAGCGAGAAGTCGGTTTCGGAGGTGATCTGAAAGAGATGTTTCACCGGTACAAAATTCGTGATGCCGACAAGCAAGCTCAGCGCTTCGTGTTCCGCACCAACCGCGAAGGACAACCGGAGATCTTCATCATGGATGTTGGAACGTTTGGCGCTTCTTGCTCCCCAGCATCGGCTCAATACATCAAGAACCACAACGCCTCCCAATACGCGGAACATTTTCCAGAGGCATCTCGTGCTATCATTCGTCAGCATTATGTTGATGATTACCTCGACAGTGCTGACACCGTCGAGGAGGCTGTGGAGCGCGCTAGACAGGTCCGATTTATTCATTCGCAAGCGGGGTTTATTGTCCATAAGTGGATTTCGAATTCACAAGTATTTCTCGAAGAAATTGGAGAACGTGAGTCGGTCGACAAGGTATCTCTCCATCTAGACGAAGAAGCTGTGGAACGTGTTCTAGGGCTTATCTGGTGGCCCAAGGAAGATGTCTTCATGTTCTCAACCGCTGTACGAGAAAATCTATCCCCGTATCTACTTGCTTCGGATAGACCAACGAAGAGAATAGCGCTCAGTTGCATTATGAGCCTTTTCGACCCTTTGGGCTTGCTAGCACCCTTCACCCtacatggaaaaatattattacaGGATCTGTGGAGGAGCGGCTGCGGATGGGACCAGCATATTAATGACGATTGCTTCGAAAAATGGACGTGGTGGAGAAAGTCACTCTCAGGAGTTGAGAAGCTGAAGATACCTCGATGCTATTTAAAAGGAGCTCCACCGTCAGCTTACGATACCGTACAACTTCACGTTTTCTGTGACGCCAGCTCACAAGCATATGGTTGCGCTGCATACTTCCGTTTAGAAACACGTTTTGGGATCGTTTGCAGTTTGGTGATGGCTAAAACCAAAGTAGCTCCCCTGAAGCAACTTTCAATTCCTCGAATGGAGCTTCAGGCAGCTGTTCTTGGGGCTCGATTGTCGAATACGGTTGTTGCAAACCATAAAATAAAAATCTCGAAACGCATACTCTGGTCGGATTCTAAAACTGTGCTATCCTGGATTCAGTCCGATCAAAGGAGATATAAACCTTTCGTCGGATTCAGGATTGGAGAaattctgcaagaaacatccgTTGACGAATGGCGGTACATACGAACAAAGATGAACATTGCAGATATAATTACCAAAAAACGGAAAGAAAGTACTTTAACCTCAGACGGAGCGTGGTTTCGTGGACCGAAAATATTGTACTCACCAGAAGCAAACTGGACAACAATAAACGAATTATCACCAGATACACCAGAGGAGCTACGCGCATGTCATCTGTTCCACGGAGCAGAACTGAGTTTGGGATCAATTATCGATGTCACTCGTATATCTCGGTGGAACGTACTGCTTAGAACAGTAGCATGCGTCCTTCGATTCATCTCCAACTGCAGATTGAAACAGCTGGGGAAACCGCTTGAAGCTGTACCAACCACTGAAAATGTCAGTAAATTTATACGACGAACTGAAAGTTCTATCATCATGCCCCTGAAGCAGGAAGAATATGAGGTTGCCGAAAATATCCTGTGGAAATTAGCCCAACGCGATGTATTTGGAGACGAAATCACAACGCTGCTTCGGAATCAACAGTCACCAAAAGAGGACTGGATGACGATTGAGAAGAAGAGTACCTTATTTAAACTTGGTCCCTTCTTAGACGAACATCAGGTTCTACGAGTGGATGGACGCTTAAGTGAGGCTGAACATATTCCGTACGATACACGATTTCCAATAATTCTGCCCAAAGACCACCCAGTGACCAATCGCTTATTGGAACATTATCACCAACTTTTTGGTCACGCTTATAAGGATACAGTTGTCGCCGAGATACGTCGACGATTCTACATTCCCAAAATACGAACGTGCGTTGCGAAGATCATTGGGAGTTGCCAATCGTGTAAAGTAAGGAAGACTAAACCGCAAACACCTAGGATGGCACCACTCCCTGTTGAGAGAATAACACCATTCGTACGACCCTTCAGCTATGTAGGGATTGATTATTTTGGCCCTATTGAGGTGGTGGTTGGTAGGCATCTGGAAAAAAGGTGGATAGTCCTCTTCACATGTTTTTCAGTACGCGCAGTTCATTTAGAAGTGGCATACAAGCTAGATACTGCATCGTGCATAATGGCTATTCGACGATTTGTGCTACGGCGAGGACCTCCAATCACCATCTTTTCAGATAACGGGTCTAACCTCAAGGCGGCCAACAAGGAGCTCCAAGAGCAGATAAAACGAATAGATTTGGCCTCCGCGAACGTGTTCACCAACGCTCGTACAAGTTGGAGATTCTCGCCACCCTCTGCGCCTAACATGGGGGGCGTTTGGGAGCGCATGGTGCGCTCCGTTAAGCAGGTGATGTCGGAACTGAACGTCGGAAGAAGGATGAACGATGAGATTTTGTTGACAGTGATTGCTGAGGCAGAGGAAATAGTCAACTCG
Protein-coding sequences here:
- the LOC129763221 gene encoding uncharacterized protein LOC129763221, producing MAEELVLREKQLQDEKAIKDKKLEIDRFFLQKKLAQEKELREKELAQEKELLEQQLKDHIEFRDRQRLLRERFQKEKYEILSANLDEEGAVGGDIGDTLPGEDEEQDNEHKVQDWLNKEGNQKIHKRHPKVPEVPSVVTSNRTKESSKISCKRRDDSSSDSLEASNSEGEQFDRESDHSKIPGRHYGPTKAQRAARQILSKRLPIFTGKLEEWPLFYSSFVNSTEACGFSHIENLVRLQECLKGPALEAVRSRLLLPQAVPRVIETLRMLYGRPEQLIHTLLNKVRKTDSPRADRLETFIPFGIAVQELCDYLEAARFHDHLVNPLLIQELVDKLPAPTKREWVQFKRFEKPVTLRTFAQFTSKLVAEASEVTLVMDTKTKSAKGRGNEKGFVSTHSGEQSVPSVKRSSQCRICQKGDHRVRNCEDYRRLNLAERVRIMNQQKLCERCLNEHEGWCRFKITCNVGECRQHHHPLVHRERSSGSSNHHPALAPTNGINCAHVNTSVSIIFRIVPVTLFNGTRSLNTLAYLDEGSSLTLIEQSLIRDLRASGISQPLKLRWTGNIVRQEPNSECVSLEISGLDKGQRFDLKEAHTVERLCLPKQKINLREIIRQHHHLNGVDTADLTGAQPKLLIGLDNAYLLAPLESRVGNPDEPIGVRSHLGWSVYGPRQTTTSDAYIGHHDECSNEDLHKLMRKYFMIEEQEGTVHQLPESDVDRRAREIMQKTTIKLDGFYETGLVWRLDDFSFPDSLPMALQRLRSLERRLNKNPTLDQRVRQQIQEYQDKKYIHKVTAEELANANPARVWYLPINVVLNPKKPDKVRLVWDAAAQVQGVSLNSMLLAGPDLLVPLPAVLQPFREREVGFGGDLKEMFHRYKIRDADKQAQRFVFRTNREGQPEIFIMDVGTFGASCSPASAQYIKNHNASQYAEHFPEASRAIIRQHYVDDYLDSADTVEEAVERARQVRFIHSQAGFIVHKWISNSQVFLEEIGERESVDKVSLHLDEEAVERVLGLIWWPKEDVFMFSTAVRENLSPYLLASDRPTKRIALSCIMSLFDPLGLLAPFTLHGKILLQDLWRSGCGWDQHINDDCFEKWTWWRKSLSGVEKLKIPRCYLKGAPPSAYDTVQLHVFCDASSQAYGCAAYFRLETRFGIVCSLVMAKTKVAPLKQLSIPRMELQAAVLGARLSNTVVANHKIKISKRILWSDSKTVLSWIQSDQRRYKPFVGFRIGEILQETSVDEWRYIRTKMNIADIITKKRKESTLTSDGAWFRGPKILYSPEANWTTINELSPDTPEELRACHLFHGAELSLGSIIDVTRISRWNVLLRTVACVLRFISNCRLKQLGKPLEAVPTTENVSKFIRRTESSIIMPLKQEEYEVAENILWKLAQRDVFGDEITTLLRNQQSPKEDWMTIEKKSTLFKLGPFLDEHQVLRVDGRLSEAEHIPYDTRFPIILPKDHPVTNRLLEHYHQLFGHAYKDTVVAEIRRRFYIPKIRTCVAKIIGSCQSCKVRKTKPQTPRMAPLPVERITPFVRPFSYVGIDYFGPIEVVVGRHLEKRWIVLFTCFSVRAVHLEVAYKLDTASCIMAIRRFVLRRGPPITIFSDNGSNLKAANKELQEQIKRIDLASANVFTNARTSWRFSPPSAPNMGGVWERMVRSVKQVMSELNVGRRMNDEILLTVIAEAEEIVNSRPLVYTSQDSESAETLTPNSYLRGITSCLQNPAIPPTDQAEALRNSYKRSQFIADGLWERWIKEYLPTLNYRSKWLEEHKPLEPGDLVFIVDDHGRNGWIRGKIETVIIGKDKRIRQAMVRTAQGLYRRPVNKLAVIEVASSCKSVPEASSGQGLRAGELLQPLGTNDGRLTDVMRGTLRRNVN